A stretch of Deltaproteobacteria bacterium DNA encodes these proteins:
- a CDS encoding cytochrome P450, with protein sequence MQDVDLTDLDRFAAGFPHDVFTRLRREAPVWFHPPTCHTPGGEGFWVVSRHADVVAVASDAATFSSERGGARDGGGTLIEDLPAGFAVGVLLNMMDDPRHQKLRRLATGTVSPRALAALEQELRARAIAIADAAVARGRCDFLVDVAAELSLQAVARLLGVPQADRHRLFAWANATLDYDGRDLGEIDARTQAAHAAMFEYGASLIAEKRRAPGDDMLSAVIHGTITNPDGSNGPPSDLEALMFFNLLIAAGSETTRNSIAIGLLALIEHRDAWEDLARDPALMPSAVEEILRWASTTAYNRRTATRDAVLGGERIAAGDKVTLWWSSANRDEAVFPDPFRFDVQRHPNRHLAFGHGNHFCLGAVLARMEIRVVLEALLERVARCEVVGPVEWVRSNKHTGIRHLPLALAARR encoded by the coding sequence GTGCAGGACGTCGACCTCACCGATCTCGACCGCTTCGCGGCGGGGTTTCCCCACGACGTGTTCACGCGCCTCCGCCGCGAGGCGCCGGTGTGGTTCCATCCGCCGACGTGCCACACACCGGGCGGCGAAGGGTTCTGGGTCGTCAGCCGCCACGCCGACGTGGTCGCGGTCGCGTCGGACGCCGCCACCTTTTCCTCGGAGCGCGGCGGAGCGCGCGACGGCGGCGGCACGCTCATCGAGGATCTGCCGGCCGGCTTCGCCGTCGGCGTTCTCCTCAACATGATGGACGATCCCCGCCACCAGAAGCTCCGGCGGCTCGCGACCGGCACCGTCTCGCCGCGGGCGCTGGCGGCGCTCGAGCAGGAGCTCCGCGCACGGGCGATTGCGATCGCCGATGCGGCCGTCGCGCGCGGGCGTTGCGACTTCCTGGTCGACGTCGCCGCCGAGCTGTCGCTGCAGGCGGTCGCCCGCCTCCTCGGCGTCCCGCAGGCGGACCGCCATCGCCTCTTCGCCTGGGCGAACGCGACGCTCGACTACGACGGCCGCGACCTCGGCGAAATCGACGCGCGCACGCAAGCCGCGCATGCCGCGATGTTCGAGTATGGCGCGAGCCTGATCGCCGAGAAGCGCCGCGCCCCCGGCGACGACATGCTGTCGGCCGTCATCCACGGCACGATCACGAATCCCGACGGCAGCAACGGCCCGCCGAGCGATCTCGAGGCGTTGATGTTCTTCAACCTGTTGATCGCGGCCGGCAGCGAGACGACGAGGAACTCGATCGCGATCGGACTGCTCGCGCTCATCGAGCACCGCGATGCCTGGGAGGACCTCGCGCGCGACCCGGCCCTGATGCCGAGCGCCGTCGAGGAGATCCTGCGCTGGGCCTCGACTACCGCCTACAACCGCCGCACGGCCACGCGCGACGCGGTCCTCGGCGGCGAGCGCATTGCCGCCGGCGACAAGGTGACGCTCTGGTGGTCGTCGGCGAATCGCGACGAGGCGGTGTTCCCGGACCCCTTCCGCTTCGACGTGCAGCGGCACCCGAATCGCCACCTCGCCTTCGGGCACGGAAACCATTTCTGCCTCGGGGCGGTGCTGGCGCGGATGGAGATCCGGGTGGTGCTGGAGGCGTTGCTGGAGCGCGTGGCGCGATGCGAGGTGGTGGGACCGGTCGAATGGGTGCGGAGCAACAAGCACACCGGCATCCGCCACCTCCCCCTCGCACTCGCAGCCCGCCGATAA